CGCTGTAACTCAAACCCCGATCATTGCGGATTTCCTTCATCAAACGTGAGGTAAAACCACTGCCGCCCAACACCTGATTGCCCATGTACAGGGTGAAAAAGTCCTCATCGCCACGCTTATTACCGATCTGCCCCACCAAAATGTGCGCCTGCGCGGACGGGTAAGGAATCTTCACGGTTTTCGCCTCAGTGAGTGGCTTAACCTCAGGCAACGCAGCGGCTGCTTCTCCTTCCGGCAATGCTCCCGACACTTTTTCCGCCAAAGCTTCGGCTTGCGCACGGTCTACCGCGCCCACAATCGCCAGCAAACCATTTTTTGCTACGTAATGCTGTTGGTAAAACGCTTTCAAATTCTCGACTTTCAACGCTTGCACACTGTCTTCCGTGCCGTTTTCGGGCTGACCATACGGGTGATCGCCGTACAACGCTTGGTAAAACGCTTTGCTGCCAAGGCTGGCGGGGTCTTGTTTTTCAGCTTGCAAACCCACTAGGGTCAGCTTTTGCACCCGCTCGAAATCTTTTTGCGGAAAATCGGGTTTCGACACCACTTTCAACCACAAATCCAGTGCCGCTTGTTGCTCTTTTTCCAAGGTAATGGTGCGCAAACCTGCCCAGCCCATGTCGCTGGAAGTGCTGGAAGAAAACACCGCACCAATGGCTTCAAACTGCTCGGCGAGTTGGTCTTCACTCAAACCCGCCGCGCCTTTATCCAACATGCTATTGGTCAGCATTGCCAAGCCCGGTTTATCGCCATCGCGGGCGCTACCGGCTGCAAAAATCAGGCGCATATCCAACATCGGCAATTCCGGCGCGGGGACGTAATACACCCGCAAGCCATTGGCAGTTGTCCAATGTTCAATCTTCGGGGCGGCTGCTACCTGCGCGGTAAACAGGGCAAATAACAGCACCAACGGCGCTACAATAATAGTTTTTAACATGGAGTTATCTCTCAAAGCGTGGCGCGTTTTTCGGCTTATTCGGGTCAATGGGTTGCGGATCAAGTTCCGCAATCGTGAGTGAATCTTCGATCAGGTATTTTTTCGCCACTGCCTGAATTTGTTCCGGGGTAATCGCCAGAATATTATCCACGTATTCATCCGCCAGCTTGTAACCCAAACCCACGGTTTCCAATGAACCCAACACATTCGCCTGATTTTGTTGGGAATCGCGCTCGTAGATTTCACTGGCAATCACTTGGGCTTTGACCCGCGACAACTCCTCAGCAGTCACTGGTTCGTTGCGGAGTTTTTCCACCTGTTCCAATAAGGCAGCTTTCACCGTTTCGAGTTTTTCGCCTTTGGTCGGCATTCCGCTTAAGCTGAATAAATCCGGCAAGCGCCCAAACCCGCTGTACCAAGCGCTGGCGCTGGAGGCGATTTCTTTGCCACGAATCAGTTCTTTGGATAAGCGCGAACTGTTACCGCCATCTAAAATACTGGCTAACATTTCCAGCGCATACGGCTCCCATTTTTCCTTGGCATTGACCATGGCGGGGACTTTGTAACCCATCAGAATGTACGGCAGTTCGGCAGGCGCTTTCACCTTAATGGTGCGCAAGCCTTTTTGCTCGACTTCGGTTTGCGGTTTAGGTGGAGGAATGTTTTCCGTCGGTTTGAGTGGACCATAATATTTTTTCGCCAGTTCTAGCACTTTTTCTGGCTCAACATCACCGACGACCACCAGCGTGGCATTATTGGGCGCGTACCAGCGTTCATACCAGGCTCGCAGGTCTTCAACTTGCATGGCGTCCAAATCTGCCATCCAACCGATGACCGGGTTTTTGTAGGGGCTATTGAGGAAAGCTACCCCCTCGAATTGCTCACGGGTCAAGGACGTGGGTTTATCGTCGGTACGCCAGCGGCGCTCTTCTTTGACCACTTCGAGTTCTTTTTTGAATTCGGCAGGCGGTAACGTGAGGTTACGCACCCGATCCGATTCCAAGTCAAACGCGACTTCCAGCCGATCGGCAGCAATCACTTGATAATAAGCGGTGTAGTCTTGCCCGGTGAATGCATTATCTTCCGCACCGTTTTCCGCGATGATGCGATTGAATTCGCCGGTGGGGTATTTTTCTGTACCCTTAAACATCATGTGTTCCAGCACGTGGGAAACCCCTGTCGAACCGTTCGGTTCATAGCTCGACCCCACTTTGTACCACAATTGCACCACGGCAATCGGCGCACGCTTATCCTGTTTCACCAGTACCTTCAAACCGTTATCCAGCTTGTATTCGTGGACGGGTACTTCTACCTTTACCCGCTCAATGGCGTGCGCTGTGGACACAAAAAAACCTGAAAATATGACAGAAACCGCTAGAATTGTTTTGATATTACGGTTTTGTCTGGCAAATGGTAGTATTCTTCGCATTCTCGCACCTGACGATAATAAAGCTGGACGGTCATTGTACGATGTTTGGATTCGGAAAGAAAAAAAAGCCGGAATTACCTGATGCCACCACGGTAGTTCCTCAAGCCCCTGCCCCAGCGGAAGGTTTGTTTGCGCGGTTAAAGCGCGGTCTGTCAAAAACCAGCCATGCCCTTACCGAGGGAATGGAAACGCTGGTGGTTGGCAAAAAGCAAATCGACGACGATGTGCTGGAGGAGCTGGAAACGCGCTTACTTACCGCCGACGTCGGCATGGAAGCGACCCGCGAAATCATGAGCGACCTTACCAGCCGCGTGAAACGCGCGGAACTTGCGGATATGGATGCGCTGATGCAAGCGCTCTACAATAAAATGCACCGCATTCTGCGCCCTGCCGCACAACCCTTGGAAATCGACGGCTCACACCAGCCCTTTGTGTTGCTCATGGTCGGCATCAATGGCGCGGGTAAAACCACCACGATTGGCAAACTGGCGAAAAAATTCCAACAAGACGGCAAATCGGTGATGTTAGCGGCGGGTGACACTTTCCGTGCTGCCGCCGTGGAGCAGCTCACCGTCTGGGGCGAACGCAATAATATTCCGGTGATTGCGCAAGGCAGTGGTGCGGATTCCGCGTCGGTGATTTTCGATG
The window above is part of the Thiothrix winogradskyi genome. Proteins encoded here:
- a CDS encoding M16 family metallopeptidase, yielding MLKTIIVAPLVLLFALFTAQVAAAPKIEHWTTANGLRVYYVPAPELPMLDMRLIFAAGSARDGDKPGLAMLTNSMLDKGAAGLSEDQLAEQFEAIGAVFSSSTSSDMGWAGLRTITLEKEQQAALDLWLKVVSKPDFPQKDFERVQKLTLVGLQAEKQDPASLGSKAFYQALYGDHPYGQPENGTEDSVQALKVENLKAFYQQHYVAKNGLLAIVGAVDRAQAEALAEKVSGALPEGEAAAALPEVKPLTEAKTVKIPYPSAQAHILVGQIGNKRGDEDFFTLYMGNQVLGGSGFTSRLMKEIRNDRGLSYSVYSYFAPLAQLGVFQIGLQTKLEQTDEAVKVVGDVLGKFQQEGPTAEELEASKKDVSGGFPLRTANNSQIVEYIGMIGFYQLPLDYLDTFTTKVNALTREQITEAFTRRIQPDKMVTVIVGGDEK
- a CDS encoding M16 family metallopeptidase gives rise to the protein MSTAHAIERVKVEVPVHEYKLDNGLKVLVKQDKRAPIAVVQLWYKVGSSYEPNGSTGVSHVLEHMMFKGTEKYPTGEFNRIIAENGAEDNAFTGQDYTAYYQVIAADRLEVAFDLESDRVRNLTLPPAEFKKELEVVKEERRWRTDDKPTSLTREQFEGVAFLNSPYKNPVIGWMADLDAMQVEDLRAWYERWYAPNNATLVVVGDVEPEKVLELAKKYYGPLKPTENIPPPKPQTEVEQKGLRTIKVKAPAELPYILMGYKVPAMVNAKEKWEPYALEMLASILDGGNSSRLSKELIRGKEIASSASAWYSGFGRLPDLFSLSGMPTKGEKLETVKAALLEQVEKLRNEPVTAEELSRVKAQVIASEIYERDSQQNQANVLGSLETVGLGYKLADEYVDNILAITPEQIQAVAKKYLIEDSLTIAELDPQPIDPNKPKNAPRFER
- the ftsY gene encoding signal recognition particle-docking protein FtsY, whose protein sequence is MFGFGKKKKPELPDATTVVPQAPAPAEGLFARLKRGLSKTSHALTEGMETLVVGKKQIDDDVLEELETRLLTADVGMEATREIMSDLTSRVKRAELADMDALMQALYNKMHRILRPAAQPLEIDGSHQPFVLLMVGINGAGKTTTIGKLAKKFQQDGKSVMLAAGDTFRAAAVEQLTVWGERNNIPVIAQGSGADSASVIFDAFQAAKARKIDVLLADTAGRLHTQTNLMDELKKVKRVIQKFDGTAPHEIMLIVDASIGQNALVQAKQFNEALGLTGITVTKLDGTAKGGILFAIAQQLNIPVRFIGVGESIDDLQEFDAYEFTSALLAGND